In one window of Paucidesulfovibrio gracilis DSM 16080 DNA:
- a CDS encoding LytS/YhcK type 5TM receptor domain-containing protein, which produces MNLQSFLGLAQNVSLLLAAALLFDVSVVRWKERRPLYAQCLVGALLGSLGLAVMLTPWPFSPGIVFDTRSVLISISGLFFGTLPTVITVATTAMFRYYQGGVGAWTGISVIVASGAIGLLWRHCRKRPLSELTWRDLLLLGLAVHLTMLALMLTLPGDTGWRVLENIALPVLTIYPLGCMLLGMLLVNRLGRLRTEEALRRSEERFSLAMEASRDGLWDWNTVTDEVYYSPGYASMLGYLPSETDMGIDFWLSRLHPEDREAVQRMNSACLENRRDAAEQEFRMQARNGRWVWISSRGRVVERDETGRGLRMVGTHMDITARKLAEQEAVQAKEQAEAANKAKSQFLANMSHELRTPLNGVVGMLQLLRDSSLSQEQDEYAFMALGAVQRLHRLLSDILDISRVEAGKLPLVEEVFQIRPALRQVVGLYQPMAAQAGLHLKLHVDPGVPEAMVGDVLRLQQVIGNLLGNAFKFTATGGISVNVSPLPCGKPGCRRLLFVVEDSGTGIAEETLSALFTPFVQGGDGYQREHQGAGLGLSICRRLVHLMGGEISLESELGSGTTFCFCVALSEAGERVDAPRDSIPATPKSQETMPVPDEAPASLTHSESGEEGDVSKALRILVVEDDRVSGIALTRQLEKLGHGVTLARDGSQALDALREQRPDLVLMDVQMPVMDGLEATGHLRNDPEFAAVSDVPVVALTAYAMESDQERFLAGGMDHCLTKPVNMEKLRGVLDWVRKR; this is translated from the coding sequence GTGAATCTGCAATCGTTTCTTGGATTGGCGCAAAACGTGTCGCTTCTGCTGGCGGCGGCCTTGCTGTTCGATGTGAGCGTGGTCCGATGGAAGGAGCGCCGCCCCCTGTATGCGCAATGCCTGGTGGGGGCGCTGCTGGGCAGTCTCGGACTGGCCGTGATGCTCACCCCGTGGCCTTTCAGCCCGGGCATCGTCTTTGACACCCGTTCGGTGCTCATCTCCATTTCCGGCTTGTTTTTCGGTACGCTTCCCACGGTGATCACCGTGGCAACCACGGCCATGTTTCGCTACTACCAGGGCGGCGTGGGCGCGTGGACCGGTATTTCCGTGATCGTGGCCTCCGGCGCGATCGGCTTGCTCTGGCGGCACTGCCGCAAGCGCCCGCTGAGCGAATTGACCTGGCGTGATTTGTTGCTGCTGGGGTTGGCCGTGCATCTCACCATGCTGGCGCTGATGCTCACCCTGCCTGGAGATACGGGCTGGCGCGTTCTGGAAAACATCGCCCTGCCCGTGCTGACGATCTATCCTTTGGGCTGCATGTTGCTCGGAATGCTCCTGGTGAACCGCCTTGGCCGGTTGCGGACTGAGGAAGCCCTGCGACGAAGCGAAGAACGTTTTTCCCTGGCCATGGAAGCTTCCCGCGACGGTTTGTGGGATTGGAACACGGTGACCGATGAGGTGTATTACAGCCCGGGATATGCCTCCATGCTTGGGTATCTGCCCTCGGAAACGGACATGGGGATTGATTTTTGGCTCAGCCGCCTACACCCTGAGGACCGTGAGGCCGTGCAGCGGATGAACAGCGCCTGCCTGGAGAACCGGCGCGACGCCGCGGAGCAGGAATTTCGCATGCAGGCCCGCAACGGCCGATGGGTTTGGATTTCCTCGCGGGGACGCGTGGTGGAGCGCGATGAAACCGGCCGCGGATTACGTATGGTCGGGACGCACATGGACATCACGGCCCGCAAACTGGCGGAGCAGGAGGCCGTGCAAGCCAAGGAGCAGGCCGAGGCCGCGAACAAGGCCAAGTCGCAGTTTCTGGCCAACATGAGCCATGAGTTGCGAACGCCGCTTAACGGCGTGGTGGGTATGCTGCAATTGTTGCGGGACTCCTCCCTGAGCCAGGAACAGGACGAGTACGCGTTCATGGCGTTGGGCGCGGTGCAGCGGCTGCATCGCCTGCTTTCCGATATTTTGGACATCTCCCGCGTGGAGGCAGGGAAACTGCCTCTGGTGGAGGAGGTCTTTCAGATTCGTCCGGCCTTGCGTCAGGTGGTGGGGTTGTATCAACCCATGGCCGCCCAGGCGGGGCTGCATCTCAAATTGCACGTGGATCCCGGGGTGCCCGAGGCCATGGTGGGGGACGTGTTGCGCTTGCAGCAGGTGATCGGCAACTTGCTGGGCAACGCGTTCAAGTTTACCGCCACCGGCGGCATTTCCGTGAATGTGTCTCCACTTCCCTGTGGCAAACCGGGATGCCGTCGTCTGTTGTTTGTGGTGGAGGACTCGGGTACGGGCATTGCCGAGGAGACGCTCAGTGCGTTGTTCACTCCCTTTGTGCAGGGCGGAGACGGGTATCAGCGCGAACATCAGGGAGCGGGGCTGGGACTCTCCATCTGCCGCCGACTGGTGCATCTCATGGGTGGAGAAATCAGCCTGGAGAGTGAACTCGGCAGCGGCACCACCTTTTGTTTCTGCGTAGCCTTGTCCGAGGCCGGGGAGCGTGTGGACGCGCCCCGGGATTCCATCCCGGCGACTCCGAAGTCGCAGGAAACCATGCCTGTTCCGGATGAAGCCCCTGCGTCGCTTACCCATTCTGAGTCCGGCGAGGAAGGTGATGTGTCGAAAGCGTTGCGGATTTTGGTGGTGGAGGACGATCGGGTCAGCGGCATTGCCCTGACGCGGCAGTTGGAAAAGCTCGGCCACGGCGTGACCCTGGCCCGGGACGGTTCCCAGGCGTTGGATGCGCTACGCGAGCAGCGGCCCGACCTGGTGCTCATGGACGTGCAGATGCCGGTCATGGATGGTCTGGAAGCCACGGGCCATCTGCGGAACGATCCGGAGTTCGCGGCCGTGTCGGATGTCCCTGTGGTGGCGCTCACGGCGTATGCCATGGAATCGGATCAGGAACGTTTTCTCGCCGGGGGCATGGATCACTGCCTGACCAAGCCGGTGAACATGGAAAAACTGCGGGGCGTGCTGGATTGGGTTCGGAAGCGCTGA
- a CDS encoding YceD family protein, producing MKNWLITVSDLPADGREFSFADDEFWQDRLSGHGVAIELADSPLVDATVQPQSGGALVRGRLRGNVRLICDRCAEPFDFPVQAEFELFEALPNDDEPAEDSRLRLVDDALELDLGAMVWEEFVLALPMKPLCRDECRGICSKCGQNLNNGQCDCAGDEGDPRLAVFRDLKLK from the coding sequence ATGAAGAACTGGTTGATTACGGTAAGTGACCTCCCGGCGGACGGCCGGGAATTTTCATTTGCGGATGACGAATTTTGGCAGGATCGCCTGTCCGGACACGGTGTTGCCATCGAGTTGGCGGACAGTCCCCTGGTCGATGCCACGGTGCAGCCCCAGTCCGGAGGCGCCCTGGTGCGTGGCCGTCTGCGCGGAAACGTCCGCCTCATCTGCGACCGTTGCGCCGAACCGTTCGACTTTCCGGTCCAGGCCGAGTTTGAGCTGTTCGAGGCGCTCCCCAACGACGACGAACCCGCGGAGGATTCGCGGCTGCGTCTTGTGGACGATGCCCTGGAGCTGGACCTGGGAGCCATGGTCTGGGAAGAATTTGTTCTGGCCCTGCCCATGAAGCCCCTGTGCCGTGACGAATGTCGCGGAATCTGCTCCAAGTGCGGGCAAAACCTCAACAACGGCCAGTGCGACTGCGCCGGGGACGAGGGTGATCCAAGACTTGCGGTCTTCCGCGATCTTAAGCTAAAGTAG
- the rpmF gene encoding 50S ribosomal protein L32, with protein MALPKKKTSHSRKGMRRAHHKVDTPNVIYCECGEPSLPHRVCPSCGSYRGRQVLNQDDA; from the coding sequence ATGGCCTTACCTAAAAAGAAAACGTCCCATTCCCGCAAAGGCATGCGCCGCGCCCATCATAAGGTGGACACCCCCAACGTGATCTACTGCGAATGCGGCGAACCCAGCCTGCCTCACCGCGTCTGCCCCTCCTGCGGCAGCTACCGGGGCCGTCAGGTTCTGAACCAGGACGATGCCTAA
- the rpmB gene encoding 50S ribosomal protein L28, whose product MSKVCDICGKGPATGNNVSHAHNKSRRRFMPNLQTVRTQLANGQVKTIKACTRCIRSGRVVKPMVRKAENA is encoded by the coding sequence ATGTCCAAAGTTTGCGATATATGCGGAAAGGGTCCGGCCACCGGCAACAACGTCAGCCACGCGCACAACAAGAGCCGTCGGCGCTTCATGCCCAACCTGCAGACCGTGCGCACTCAGCTGGCCAACGGCCAGGTCAAGACCATCAAAGCCTGCACCCGCTGCATCCGTTCCGGACGCGTGGTCAAGCCCATGGTCCGCAAGGCGGAAAACGCCTAG